The window AGCCGCGGGCTCGAGGATGCCCTCGCGGCGGAGCTGCGCGCGCTCGGTGCGTCGGCGGTGGCCGCAGGCCGCGGCATGGTGTCGTTCTCGGGCGGGCTCGACACCGTCATCGACGCCAACCTCCGGCTGCGGACCGCGATGCGGGTCCTGGTGTCGCTGGTCCGCGGCCAGGTCACCGACCGCGGCGGCCTCTACGACCTCGCCGCCTCGGTGCCCTGGGAAGAGGCGATGGGCGAGCGCCAGACGTTCTCGGTCGAGGTCGCGGGCCAGGCGCGCGCGTTCCGCGACTCGTCGTTCGCCGCCCGGGTGGTCAAGGACGCGGTCGTCGATCGGCTGCGCCGCCTCCACGGTGCGCGCCCCGACGTCGACCGTGAATCCCCGGACATCAGGCTCCACCTCCACCTGTCCGACGGCGCCTCGACCCTGGCCGTGGACAGCTCGGGCGAGCCGCTGTCCCAGCGCGGCTACCGGCCACGCGGCGGACCGGCGCCGCTCAACGAGGCGCTTGCCGCCGGCATCCTGCTGCTCGCGGGATACGACGGCTCGCAGCCGCTCATCGACCCGATGTGCGGCACCGGCACGTTCGCGGTCGAGGCGGCGCTGATCGCGACCCGCACGCCGCCGTCGCTGCTGCGCGAGTTCGCCTTCGAGCGCTGGCCGGGCCACGACCGCGAGCGCTTCCAGGAGTTCATCCGGCGGATGGCTCACGCGCGCCGCGACGCGCCGGCGCCGATCATCGCCCTGGACCGCGACGAGCGCGCGGTCCAGGCCACTCGCCGCAATTTGAAGGCGGCCGGGATGGATCGCTGGGCCGAGGTCCGCGCCGGCGACGTGCGCGAGCTCTCCCTGCCGTGGGGCGCGGGCGGCATGGTGGTGATGAACCCGCCCTACGGGAAGCGGCTGGGCGACGTCAAGAAGCTGGGTGGGCTCTACCGCAAGATCGGCGACGCGCTCAAGCAGCGCGCCCCCGGGGCGACGGCCTGGGTCCTGGTCGGCGACCGGGAGCTCGCCAAGCAGATCGGGCTCAAGCCGGCGCGCCGAATCCCGCTCTTCAACGGGCCGATCGAGTGCCGGCTGCTGTGCTTCGAGATGTATGAGGGCGCTCGGGAATAGGGGCACGCTCCCCCGCCCGTTCCCGCTCCCGTGCCCGTTCCCGTTCCCGAACCCCCATCCGAACCCCACGCTCCCTGGCGTCTCTGCACGCGATGTGGATCTCGACCAGCCGCCACGCGGTCCTCGCTCCCGAGAGCGACGCAACACAGCGAGACCGGACCGTCATCGGGAATGGGGACGGGAACGGGGACGGGTACGGAGAGGCGGCGGGCTAGGGGAGCACTCTGGACCACGCCCCCGCGTCCCCCGACTCGAAGCCGTCCGCGAAGAGCACGGCGCAGGCCTCGAGGAAGCGCGCGAGCACCAGCTGCCGGTCGCCCGCGTCGGCGATGGCCTCGACCGGGAAGCCGAGGAACGCGGTCCGGTAGCCGGCGGCGGCCCTGGCCACCGCGGCGACGCCCTTGTCGCCGACGAACGCCGCCTCGGCGCCGTGGCCCGGCGTGAGGGTGTCGCTGTAGTTGTAGAACGGATAGTCCAGGGTGTGGGGACCGAGCCCCCCGAAGATGCTCCCCTGACCGGAGACCGTGAGCTGGCGAGTGTCGTCCTCGACCGCCGCGATGCCGAAGAAGCTCTCGAGCAGCGGCGTCACCCCACGATCCCACAGGATGTCCTGGCCGCTCACCAGGACACAGGCCCCGCCGGCGTCGAGCCGCGCGGCGATGGCGGCCGCGCCCTCCGCCCCGGGTCCGGCGGCGCCGCCGTACTCGTCGCCAGCAAACCAGATCACGTCGCGGTAGAGCGCGAGGTCGGCTGCGGTCGGCTCGATGTCGGAGTTGTCGGTGTCCCACACGTCCCACGCCTTGCCGAGGCCGGCCAGCGCTCCCTCGTAGAAGGCGCGGACGTCGGGCTGGTTGTCGTCGTCGTCGACCAGCAGCAGGGACGGCACCTCGCGGGTGCTGAAGCTCCAGGCGGCCGACCAGTCGCCATTGCCGCACACGTTCTCGCCGCGGACCCGCCAGTGGTAGCCGTGCTCGGGCGCGAGCGGCTGCCCGAGGCGGTGGGTGGTCTCGGCGGTGGTGGCCGAGTAGACGACGTCGGAGAAGCCGGGGTCGGTGGCGATCTCCACCAGGTAGGTGACGGCCTGGTCTGCGGCGGACCACCGCAGGGTCGCCCGGACGTCGACATCGACGGCCCCGTCCGGCGGCTCGGCGTGGGCCGGCGGCGGAGGCACGGCGTCGAAGAGCTCGAGGGTGACGCTGGCGACGTGCATGCGGCCGCTCGGTGACGAGCTGCCGGAGACCGTCAACGGGTAGCTGCCCGCGGGGGACGACGCGGTCCCGGCGACGGTGAGCCCGCTCGACCCGGGTGGGACCACCGACTCGGGCACGAAGGCCGCGGTCATGCCCGGCGGCAGGCTCTCCACCGCCAGCGCCACCGGCTCGGCGAAGCCGCCGAACTGCTGC of the Thermoanaerobaculales bacterium genome contains:
- a CDS encoding THUMP domain-containing protein, whose amino-acid sequence is MLGLGERSSPLVATCSRGLEDALAAELRALGASAVAAGRGMVSFSGGLDTVIDANLRLRTAMRVLVSLVRGQVTDRGGLYDLAASVPWEEAMGERQTFSVEVAGQARAFRDSSFAARVVKDAVVDRLRRLHGARPDVDRESPDIRLHLHLSDGASTLAVDSSGEPLSQRGYRPRGGPAPLNEALAAGILLLAGYDGSQPLIDPMCGTGTFAVEAALIATRTPPSLLREFAFERWPGHDRERFQEFIRRMAHARRDAPAPIIALDRDERAVQATRRNLKAAGMDRWAEVRAGDVRELSLPWGAGGMVVMNPPYGKRLGDVKKLGGLYRKIGDALKQRAPGATAWVLVGDRELAKQIGLKPARRIPLFNGPIECRLLCFEMYEGARE